Proteins co-encoded in one Malus sylvestris chromosome 7, drMalSylv7.2, whole genome shotgun sequence genomic window:
- the LOC126629271 gene encoding uncharacterized protein LOC126629271 encodes MADMNSDQSFQSPNSLMPSTPLQLSGFLTGDTIQVRGDTGNLKFSVQFSVQEKQTYDHENRSILNSFDANACFPENHSCANSSFSSYMTPNDVQEVEDHGNEVTHSCETRISGESHIVTRLRSGVISRPVTYFPRIPLSSSRSLIRRCGKERPRKKKCDMFERVLRRHSCPIRPCTSYAFFVMAAWGSAQSSSFGERSKQLGRMWCQLPRNEKKLYEKMAMKDNARYKRQCSQLTGKPLRALQKGSR; translated from the exons ATGGCAGACATGAACTCCGACCAATCATTTCAATCACCAAACAGTCTGATGCCTTCAACACCTCTCCAACTGTCAGGTTTTCTCACCGGAGACACCATCCAAGTCAGAGGCGACACCGGAAATCTGAAGTTCTCAGTACAGTTCAGTGTCCAGGAAAAACAAACTTATGATCATGAGAATCGCAGCATCCTCAACTCTTTCGATGCAAATGCATGTTTCCCCGAAAACCATTCTTGTGCAAATTCGAGTTTTTCTTCGTACATGACACCAAACGATGTTCAAGAAGTGGAAGATCATGGCAATGAAGTAACTCATTCTTGTGAGACAAGAATAAGTGGAGAGAGTCACATTGTGACCAGGCTGAGAAGTGGGGTGATATCGCGGCCGGTGACCTATTTTCCTCGGATACCATTGTCCTCGAGTAGGAGTTTGATTAGGCGTTGTGGGAAGGAGAGGCCAAGGAAGAAAAAGTGTGACATGTTTGAGAGAGTGCTTAGAAGGCATAGTTGCCCTATAAGGCCGTGTACTTCATATGCATTTTTTGTGATGGCCGCTTGGGGTTCTGCGCAGTCCTCTTCGTTTGGTGAAAGGAGTAAGCAACTGGGTCGAATGTGGTGCCAACTCCCTCGAAACGAGAAAAAG TTGTACGAGAAGATGGCGATGAAGGACAACGCAAGGTATAAGAGGCAATGCAGCCAGTTGACGGGAAAGCCGCTCAGAGCACTGCAGAAAGGCAGCAGATGA
- the LOC126629270 gene encoding superoxide dismutase [Fe], chloroplastic isoform X2 codes for MVAPVAVAVAAAVTTALGTPSSLACALGPSWQGLHGSLGPARRLQWPRKQRQCRRKVGAIDIRAQFELKPPPYPLDALEPHMSKETLEYHWGKHHRGYVDNLNKLIAGTELNELSLEDIILATYNKGDLLPPFNQAAQIWNHDFFWESMKPGGGGKPSGELLELINRDFGSFERLIDDLRSAASTQFGSGWAWLAYKANRLDVGNAVNPKPSDEDKKLVVVKSPNAVNPLIWDYTPLLTIDVWEHAYYLDFQNRRVDYISIFLEKLVSWEAVSSRLEIAKARATEREEEEERKKREEEEKTSDGEVPEIYVDNKSDDSETE; via the exons ATGGTAGCACCGGTTGCGGTTGCAGTGGCAGCGGCAGTAACAACAGCGCTAGGCACGCCTAGTTCGCTAGCCTGCGCACTGGGTCCGTCATGGCAAG GGCTCCATGGAAGTCTGGGACCAGCTCGAAGATTGCAATGGCCAAGGAAACAG AGACAATGCAGAAGGAAAGTCGGCGCCATTGATATTAGGGCACAATTTGAGCTGAAGCCTCCTCCATATCCACTG GATGCATTGGAGCCGCATATGAGCAAGGAGACGTTAGAATATCACTGGGGGAAGCACCATAGAGGTTATGTGGATAACCTAAACAAGTTGATAGCGGGAACTGAACTAAATGAATTGTCGTTGGAGGATATCATACTTGCTACATACAACAAGGGGGATCTGCTCCCCCCTTTCAACCAGGCAGCGCAG ATCTGGAACCATGACTTCTTCTGGGAATCCATGAAACCAGGTGGCGGGGGAAAACCATCCGGGGAACTTCTAGAACTAATTAATAGAGACTTTGGTTCTTTTGAGAGATTGATTGACGACTTAAGGTCAGCTGCAAGTACACAGTTTGGCTCTGGCTGGGCTTGGCTTGCAT ATAAAGCGAATAGACTTGATGTTGGAAACGCAGTAAATCCTAAGCCATCTGATGAAGACAAGAAGCTTGTAGTGGTGAAGAGTCCTAATGCCGTTAACCCCCTTATTTGGGATTATACT CCGCTCCTTACTATCGATGTTTGGGAG CATGCTTACTACCTCGATTTTCAG AACCGGCGAGTAGATTACATATCAATCTTCCTGGAGAAACTCGTATCATGGGAAGCAGTCAGTTCTAGGCTTGAAATCGCAAAGGCTCGAGCTACtgaaagagaggaagaagaagagaggaagaaaagagaggaggaggagaagacaTCAGACGGCGAAGTTCCAGAGATTTATGTGGACAACAAGAGCGATGACTCAGAGACCGAATGA
- the LOC126629270 gene encoding superoxide dismutase [Fe], chloroplastic isoform X1, with translation MVAPVAVAVAAAVTTALGTPSSLACALGPSWQGLHGSLGPARRLQWPRKQQRQCRRKVGAIDIRAQFELKPPPYPLDALEPHMSKETLEYHWGKHHRGYVDNLNKLIAGTELNELSLEDIILATYNKGDLLPPFNQAAQIWNHDFFWESMKPGGGGKPSGELLELINRDFGSFERLIDDLRSAASTQFGSGWAWLAYKANRLDVGNAVNPKPSDEDKKLVVVKSPNAVNPLIWDYTPLLTIDVWEHAYYLDFQNRRVDYISIFLEKLVSWEAVSSRLEIAKARATEREEEEERKKREEEEKTSDGEVPEIYVDNKSDDSETE, from the exons ATGGTAGCACCGGTTGCGGTTGCAGTGGCAGCGGCAGTAACAACAGCGCTAGGCACGCCTAGTTCGCTAGCCTGCGCACTGGGTCCGTCATGGCAAG GGCTCCATGGAAGTCTGGGACCAGCTCGAAGATTGCAATGGCCAAGGAAACAG CAGAGACAATGCAGAAGGAAAGTCGGCGCCATTGATATTAGGGCACAATTTGAGCTGAAGCCTCCTCCATATCCACTG GATGCATTGGAGCCGCATATGAGCAAGGAGACGTTAGAATATCACTGGGGGAAGCACCATAGAGGTTATGTGGATAACCTAAACAAGTTGATAGCGGGAACTGAACTAAATGAATTGTCGTTGGAGGATATCATACTTGCTACATACAACAAGGGGGATCTGCTCCCCCCTTTCAACCAGGCAGCGCAG ATCTGGAACCATGACTTCTTCTGGGAATCCATGAAACCAGGTGGCGGGGGAAAACCATCCGGGGAACTTCTAGAACTAATTAATAGAGACTTTGGTTCTTTTGAGAGATTGATTGACGACTTAAGGTCAGCTGCAAGTACACAGTTTGGCTCTGGCTGGGCTTGGCTTGCAT ATAAAGCGAATAGACTTGATGTTGGAAACGCAGTAAATCCTAAGCCATCTGATGAAGACAAGAAGCTTGTAGTGGTGAAGAGTCCTAATGCCGTTAACCCCCTTATTTGGGATTATACT CCGCTCCTTACTATCGATGTTTGGGAG CATGCTTACTACCTCGATTTTCAG AACCGGCGAGTAGATTACATATCAATCTTCCTGGAGAAACTCGTATCATGGGAAGCAGTCAGTTCTAGGCTTGAAATCGCAAAGGCTCGAGCTACtgaaagagaggaagaagaagagaggaagaaaagagaggaggaggagaagacaTCAGACGGCGAAGTTCCAGAGATTTATGTGGACAACAAGAGCGATGACTCAGAGACCGAATGA